In Buchnera aphidicola (Aphis aurantii), one DNA window encodes the following:
- a CDS encoding CTP synthase has product MTKNYIFITGGVVSSLGKGIAAASLGAILEARDLKITIMKLDPYINVDPGTMSPTQHGEVFVTEDGAETDLDLGHYERFIRTKMTYLNNFTTGSIYSEVLKKERRGDYLGATIQVIPHITNAIKERIILCSEKSDVILVEVGGTVGDIESLPFLEAIRQIAVDIGRKNVIYIHLTLVPYIETAGEVKTKPTQHSVKELLSIGIQPDILICRSTKDIPINERKKIALFCNVPVNAVISLKDVSSIYTIPKLLKNQKLDNYICKYFKLNVPEANLKEWEKVIYEEKNSHHVITIGIIGKYIKLPDAYKSVIEALKHAGLKNKIQVNIKLIDAQEIEDKNFQSLQNLNGILIPGGFGDRGIIGKILSVKYARENNIPYFGICLGMQIAIIEFVQNVIGIKDANSTEFDPQCKFPIIDLIKKQSNNIKYVMKHKQRKNSNLGGTMKLGSQPCKLTSNSLSHKLYKKDVILERHRHRYEVNNILLKKIEKFGLKIAGRSKNNNVVEIIEIPNHPWFLGCQFHPEFTSTPRDGHPLFIDFIKSAKQYKNAKYTKVKNV; this is encoded by the coding sequence ATGACTAAAAATTATATTTTTATTACTGGTGGTGTTGTTTCATCTTTAGGAAAGGGTATTGCAGCAGCTTCTTTAGGCGCTATATTAGAAGCTAGAGATCTAAAAATAACTATTATGAAGTTAGATCCGTATATTAATGTAGATCCTGGAACTATGAGTCCTACACAACACGGAGAAGTATTTGTCACTGAGGATGGAGCTGAAACTGATTTGGACTTGGGGCATTATGAACGATTTATTCGGACAAAAATGACATATTTAAACAATTTTACAACAGGTAGTATTTACTCTGAAGTATTAAAAAAAGAAAGAAGAGGGGATTATTTAGGTGCTACTATTCAAGTGATACCTCACATTACTAATGCTATTAAGGAAAGAATTATATTATGCTCGGAAAAAAGTGATGTTATACTTGTCGAAGTAGGTGGAACAGTTGGGGATATTGAATCTTTACCATTTCTAGAAGCAATTCGACAAATAGCAGTTGATATTGGAAGAAAAAATGTAATTTATATACATTTGACTCTTGTACCTTATATTGAAACAGCTGGTGAAGTAAAAACCAAACCTACACAACATTCTGTAAAAGAATTACTATCTATTGGAATACAACCAGATATTTTAATTTGTAGATCGACAAAAGATATACCAATAAATGAAAGAAAAAAAATAGCTCTTTTTTGCAATGTTCCAGTTAATGCAGTGATATCATTAAAAGACGTTAGTTCCATTTATACAATTCCAAAACTATTAAAAAACCAAAAACTAGATAACTACATTTGTAAATATTTTAAGTTAAATGTTCCTGAAGCTAATTTGAAAGAATGGGAAAAAGTTATTTATGAAGAGAAAAATTCTCATCATGTAATTACTATTGGTATTATTGGTAAGTATATCAAATTACCTGATGCATATAAATCAGTTATAGAAGCGCTGAAACACGCGGGTCTAAAAAATAAAATTCAAGTAAACATAAAACTAATTGATGCCCAAGAAATAGAAGATAAAAATTTTCAATCTTTACAAAATCTTAATGGTATTTTAATACCTGGAGGTTTTGGAGATCGAGGTATTATAGGAAAAATATTATCAGTAAAATACGCTAGAGAAAATAATATTCCATATTTTGGAATCTGTTTAGGCATGCAAATAGCAATTATAGAATTTGTACAAAATGTAATAGGTATTAAAGATGCAAACTCTACCGAATTCGACCCTCAATGTAAGTTTCCTATCATTGATTTAATTAAAAAACAAAGTAATAACATAAAATATGTCATGAAACATAAACAAAGAAAAAATTCTAATTTAGGAGGTACTATGAAACTAGGTAGCCAACCTTGTAAATTAACTTCTAATAGTTTATCCCACAAATTATATAAAAAAGATGTTATTTTAGAGAGGCATCGACATCGGTATGAAGTAAATAATATTTTGTTAAAAAAAATTGAAAAATTTGGACTTAAAATTGCAGGTCGCTCAAAAAACAACAATGTGGTTGAAATTATAGAAATACCAAATCATCCCTGGTTTCTTGGTTGTCAATTTCATCCTGAATTTACTTCTACTCCCCGTGATGGACATCCACTATTTATTGATTTTATAAAATCAGCAAAACAATACAAAAATGCTAAATATACGAAGGTAAAAAATGTTTAA
- the eno gene encoding phosphopyruvate hydratase: protein MFKITNIIGREILDSRGNPTVETEVHLTGGSIGLASVPSGASTGSLEALELRDQDKNRFMGKGVLKAVKLINKDIRHALINKNADDQNYIDQIMINLDGTKNKSNLGSNSILSVSLAVAKAVASSKRMPVYQYISELNNSSGIFSMPLPMINVINGGVHANNNIDLQEFMIQPISAKSIKEAIRMGAEIFHTLGNLLKEKGMSTAVGDEGGYAPNLKSNEEALNIIQDTIHRTKYKLGRDITLAIDCAASELYNKNNKKYQFKGEKKEFNSTEFTHYLQKLCKKYPIISIEDGQNESDWEGFSYQTKILGNNIQLVGDDLFATNIKLLKKGIQKEAGNAILIKLNQIGTLTETIETIKMAKKANYSTIISHRSGETEDAIIADLAVGTASGQIKTGSMCRSDRTSKYNQLIRIEENLGTKNAPFYNLRKVKSSFSTL from the coding sequence ATGTTTAAAATAACAAATATTATAGGACGTGAAATTCTAGATTCTAGAGGAAACCCTACAGTAGAAACTGAAGTTCATTTAACAGGAGGGTCTATTGGTTTGGCATCTGTGCCTTCTGGAGCTTCTACTGGATCCTTAGAAGCTTTAGAATTGCGTGATCAAGATAAAAATCGTTTTATGGGAAAAGGTGTATTAAAGGCAGTTAAATTAATTAATAAAGATATTCGCCATGCCTTAATCAATAAAAACGCTGACGATCAAAATTACATTGATCAAATTATGATTAATTTAGATGGTACTAAAAATAAATCCAATTTAGGTTCTAATTCTATTTTATCTGTATCTTTAGCTGTTGCAAAAGCAGTTGCATCTTCTAAAAGAATGCCTGTATATCAATATATATCGGAATTAAACAATTCATCAGGTATTTTTTCTATGCCACTACCAATGATTAATGTTATTAATGGGGGAGTACATGCAAATAACAACATTGATCTTCAAGAATTTATGATACAACCTATTAGTGCAAAATCAATCAAAGAAGCAATACGTATGGGAGCGGAAATATTTCATACATTAGGAAATTTACTTAAAGAGAAAGGGATGAGCACCGCAGTAGGTGATGAAGGTGGTTACGCTCCTAATTTAAAATCTAATGAAGAAGCTTTAAATATAATTCAAGACACAATACATAGAACTAAATATAAGTTAGGAAGAGATATCACATTAGCTATAGATTGTGCTGCTTCTGAATTATATAACAAAAATAATAAAAAATATCAATTTAAAGGGGAAAAGAAAGAATTTAATTCAACAGAGTTTACTCATTATTTACAAAAATTATGTAAAAAATATCCCATTATTTCTATTGAAGATGGTCAAAATGAATCTGATTGGGAAGGGTTTTCATATCAAACTAAAATTTTAGGAAATAATATACAATTAGTAGGAGATGATTTGTTTGCAACAAATATAAAACTTTTAAAAAAGGGAATTCAAAAAGAAGCAGGAAACGCTATTCTAATCAAGTTAAATCAAATAGGAACATTAACAGAAACAATTGAAACTATAAAAATGGCAAAAAAAGCTAATTATAGTACTATTATTTCTCATCGTTCTGGTGAAACTGAAGATGCTATAATAGCTGATCTAGCAGTAGGAACAGCATCTGGTCAAATTAAAACAGGATCTATGTGTCGTTCTGACAGAACATCAAAATATAACCAACTAATTAGAATTGAAGAAAATTTAGGCACAAAAAACGCACCTTTCTATAATTTAAGAAAAGTAAAATCATCTTTTTCAACATTATAA
- a CDS encoding murein hydrolase activator EnvC family protein — MSQNSFHKPYKILVGQKILVNDILVVNKNKINYIIFSNSNKKNILSTICVNKQINIINLLNKNILFKEICLFYNKNYHEKNNIIIKKHIFSEHWFWPVKNTRMSFFYNYSANNQGLEIEGVQGQSVFSVAKGKVVYIGDTFKNYGKLIIIKHANNYLSMYGFNKNIFIKLNDQVSENQKISTIGCLDNHLSKLYFEIRFKGNPINLLKLFPNIKLKQH; from the coding sequence TTGTCACAGAATAGTTTTCATAAACCTTATAAAATATTAGTTGGTCAAAAAATATTAGTAAACGATATTTTAGTTGTTAATAAAAATAAAATAAATTATATAATTTTTAGTAATAGCAATAAAAAAAATATTTTATCTACAATTTGTGTAAATAAACAAATAAATATTATCAATCTTTTAAATAAAAATATATTATTTAAAGAGATATGTTTGTTTTACAATAAAAATTATCACGAAAAAAATAATATTATTATTAAAAAACACATTTTTTCTGAACATTGGTTTTGGCCCGTAAAAAACACACGTATGAGTTTTTTTTATAATTATTCTGCTAATAATCAAGGCTTAGAAATAGAAGGAGTTCAGGGGCAATCTGTTTTTTCAGTTGCAAAGGGAAAAGTAGTTTATATTGGTGACACTTTTAAAAATTATGGAAAATTAATTATTATTAAACATGCTAATAATTATTTAAGTATGTATGGATTTAATAAAAATATTTTTATTAAATTAAATGACCAAGTATCTGAAAATCAAAAAATATCTACTATTGGATGTTTAGATAATCATTTGTCAAAATTGTATTTTGAAATAAGATTTAAAGGAAATCCAATTAATTTGTTAAAATTATTTCCAAATATAAAATTAAAACAGCATTAA
- the ispF gene encoding 2-C-methyl-D-erythritol 2,4-cyclodiphosphate synthase, translating to MRIGYGFDLHAFGSLKPLVIGGVNIPNHTGLIAHSNGDVLIHSLIDALLGAVAMGDIGTFFPSTKKEYKDIDSRILLKYIWEKIYLKNYYISNVDSTIIAESPKMLSYILLMRTNLANDLKTEINNISIKSTSSKQIGCIGRKEGIACQSIVMLFKYKKNI from the coding sequence ATGAGAATTGGATATGGTTTTGATTTGCATGCATTTGGAAGTTTAAAACCACTAGTTATTGGAGGTGTGAATATTCCTAATCATACAGGATTAATTGCTCATTCTAATGGTGATGTATTAATACATTCGTTAATAGATGCGTTATTAGGAGCTGTGGCAATGGGAGATATCGGAACCTTTTTTCCAAGTACAAAAAAAGAATATAAAGATATTGATAGTAGGATTTTATTAAAATATATTTGGGAAAAAATTTATTTAAAAAATTATTATATATCTAACGTAGATAGCACTATTATCGCTGAAAGCCCAAAGATGTTATCTTATATTTTGTTAATGAGAACCAATTTAGCAAATGATTTAAAGACTGAAATAAATAATATTAGCATTAAATCTACAAGTTCTAAGCAAATAGGATGTATTGGAAGAAAAGAAGGTATTGCATGCCAATCAATTGTAATGTTATTCAAATATAAAAAAAATATTTAG
- the ispD gene encoding 2-C-methyl-D-erythritol 4-phosphate cytidylyltransferase: MRFRNNFKPKIVAIVPAAGIGKRMLLDIPKQYIKIKNRTILEYTLTTLLSHPSIVQVIVSLNKRDKYFHKLSIASNIRITSVIGGNKRIYSVLSGLVLPINADWVIVHDAVRPCLSYKDLEKLISIIGKTKVGGILARPTCDTIKYVSHNTKKISHTISRKKLWNALTPQLFPTNLLRFCLSKIIRDNIDITDESSALEYCGYNPLIILGSYKNIKITFPEDLIYAEIYLDELSND, translated from the coding sequence ATGAGATTTCGGAATAACTTTAAACCGAAAATTGTAGCTATTGTACCGGCTGCAGGAATAGGTAAGAGAATGTTGTTAGATATTCCCAAACAATATATAAAAATTAAAAATCGTACTATTCTTGAATATACTTTAACTACATTATTATCGCATCCTAGTATAGTTCAAGTCATTGTTAGCTTAAATAAAAGAGATAAATATTTTCATAAATTGTCTATAGCGTCTAATATACGAATTACATCTGTAATTGGTGGTAATAAAAGAATTTATTCGGTGTTATCAGGATTAGTTCTACCAATAAATGCCGATTGGGTAATAGTTCATGATGCTGTTCGGCCTTGTTTGAGTTATAAGGATTTAGAAAAATTAATTTCTATCATTGGAAAAACTAAAGTAGGTGGTATTTTAGCGCGACCAACATGCGATACTATAAAATATGTTTCTCATAATACTAAAAAAATATCACATACTATTTCTCGAAAAAAATTATGGAATGCTTTAACTCCTCAATTATTTCCAACAAATTTGTTGCGATTTTGCTTATCAAAAATTATTCGAGATAATATTGATATAACAGATGAATCGTCGGCTTTAGAATATTGTGGATATAATCCGTTGATTATTTTGGGTAGTTATAAAAATATTAAAATTACTTTTCCTGAAGATCTCATTTATGCTGAAATTTACCTTGATGAATTATCTAACGATTAG
- a CDS encoding septum formation initiator family protein, producing the protein MRILKIFLFLLFIWLQYSLWVGKNGILDYIKIYKKIIIQKKTNKDLEVENNKLLLEIQNLNDKIKD; encoded by the coding sequence ATGAGAATATTGAAAATATTTTTATTTTTATTGTTTATTTGGTTGCAATATTCTCTTTGGGTTGGAAAAAATGGTATTTTAGATTATATAAAAATTTATAAAAAAATTATAATTCAAAAAAAAACAAATAAAGATCTTGAAGTAGAAAATAATAAACTACTTCTAGAAATTCAAAATTTAAATGATAAAATTAAAGATTAA
- the cysC gene encoding adenylyl-sulfate kinase, which produces MNNNFSNNVVFQKYDINRIIRETKNGYKSKVIWFTGISGSGKSTISNILEKILFKHNINTYVLDGDNVRSGLCSDLTFSSCDRNENIRRISEVSKLMLDAGIMVLVSVISPYKQQRLIASKIIGKDNFIEVFIDTPINICEDRDPKGLYKKSRSNEICNFTGINSVYEAPEKPDIYLDGTISLEENVKNLIQQLYINNIIFFSTYS; this is translated from the coding sequence ATGAATAATAACTTTTCAAACAATGTTGTTTTTCAAAAATATGACATTAACCGTATAATACGAGAAACTAAAAATGGTTACAAATCTAAAGTAATATGGTTTACAGGAATATCAGGATCAGGTAAATCTACGATTTCTAATATATTAGAAAAAATATTATTTAAACATAATATTAATACTTATGTATTAGATGGAGATAATGTGAGATCTGGATTATGTTCAGATTTAACTTTTTCTTCTTGTGATCGAAATGAAAATATTCGACGTATTTCAGAAGTGTCTAAATTAATGTTAGATGCAGGTATTATGGTTTTAGTTTCTGTTATTTCTCCATATAAACAGCAAAGGTTAATAGCTTCTAAGATTATAGGAAAAGATAATTTTATCGAAGTTTTTATTGATACTCCTATTAATATTTGTGAGGATCGTGATCCTAAAGGATTATATAAAAAATCTCGTTCTAATGAAATATGTAATTTCACCGGTATAAACTCTGTATATGAAGCACCAGAAAAACCTGATATTTATTTAGATGGTACAATTTCTTTGGAAGAAAACGTTAAAAATTTAATCCAGCAGTTATATATAAATAATATTATATTTTTTTCTACATATTCATAA